The nucleotide window TGAGATGGTCAGCAAGGCTGCGGCTGGTTCGTACCGGCGCAGTGCACAGGTACGGGTGGGCTGGATTCCGCTGCGCTGGACGGCCCGGCTCCGCAAGGATCCGCTGCGCGCCCTGCACCTGCTCAAGGTCCAGCCCAAGCACCCCGGCAATGGGGAGGCTAGTAAGGACGCCGCCGTCGTCGGCCGCTCCTCACTGCCGACCCCCTCAGCTGTGGCTACTGGGACCCTGCGCACCAGCGCTCACAACTGTGCCGCCGCAGCAGTGGCGCCTTTGCCGGACAGCTGGTCCGCAGAGGCATTGGCCCGCTCGGACGAGCGTGCGCTAAAGCTGTCTGATGCGCTTGACCGCGCCGTGGTGCGCACAGACTTGGAAACCGGTAGGCGTCCGGGCTGGTGGAAGGTGGCCAACACCTTCCAGTGGCTGGCCCTGCTGGTTGCCCTGGCTGGTGGGGGCTGGCTAGTCGGGCTACACCTGGCACGCAGCTACCTGCTGGTGGACGTCGCGCCACCAATGCTGGGCAGGGTTCCGTACCCCACGATCCTGCTGGGTGCTGGTCTTCTGCTCGGGTGCTTGTTCGCTGTGCTCGGCACCTTGTCGGCGCAGTTGGGGGCCCGTCGGACTGCGGCGAGGGTCCGTAAGCACCTCGAAGAACTTGTCGACGACGTCGTGCAGGAGATAGTCATCAAACCGCTGTATGAGGAGTTGCGATCCTGGGACGAGCTGACCGCCACCATCCTGGAACTGCGTGTCTGAGCCTTGGGATCTAGATAACGGCAACAGACGTGTGGAGGCCCCACCCTAATGGGTGGGGCCTCCAACGATTTAAGCCCGGTTCAGATGCCCGGGGCTAGCTCACCAACGGTCGCTGCGGCCCTGGCGGGGGCCAGCGGACCTCCCGACGCCTTTGCCACCTCGTCCGCTATAACGGTTCCCGCGGAAGCCGCCGCGCTCACCGCGTTCACCGCGCTGATCACGGTCCTCCCAACGCCGCTCACCGCCGCGCTCACCCCGGCTACCACCGAAGCCCCGACCACCGTCACGGTTACCACGGAAACCACCACGGTCATGGCTGAAACCGCCGCGCTCACCGCGATCCTCCCAACGCCGCTCACCGCGGTTGCTACCAAAGCCTCCTTTGCCACGTGGACGCCCAGAACGTTCACCGGCGAAGTCAGAGGGCGCGTTGCCGTCATTGTCCCCGCCGTGGCCCGGGCCCTGGTCCACACGGATACGCAACTCACGGCCGCCGAAGGTCGCGTGCTTGAGCGTCTCCAGCTGCTGCTCACTTAAGGGAGTGTGCACCTCCACTAGGGAGAAGGACTGCAGGATGTCGATGCGACCAATGTCTGAACCAGAGATACCAGCCTCGTTGGCCAACGCGCCCACGATCGCACCAGGTAGGACGCGGTCACGGTGCCCAACCTCCAGGCGGTAGGTGGTACCGCTGCCGTCCTCGTGACGGCGTCCGCCACGCGCCGCGCCCGGCTTACCCTCGGGACGCTCACGCCGCTCCCGGCCACCCTCAAAGGATGCGGAGACGAAGGTGCCCTCAGCGTCCACGTTCTCCTCGCGCCGCACCCGCTGTCGCGGCGCGCCCTTGCGTTCCTCACGGGTACGTGGTCCCTCGTCGCCCACGGCCAGGGCCAACAGGGTGGCGGCAATCTCGCGGACCTCCACCTCTAGCTCCTCAGCCTTGCCGGATACCAGCTCGGAATACATCTCCAGGCGGCCCCTCTCCAGGCGCGCGGTTACGCGCTCCAACAGTTTGCGGGCGCGGTGTGCGGAGACATCAGCGGGGGAGGGCAGCGTGATTTCCTCCAGGCGGGTGCCAGTAAGACGCTCGATCTGGCGGAGCTTGCCCTTCTCCTTAGGGGTCAGGAAGGTAACGGCCTCACCATGGCGGCCCGCGCGGCCCGTGCGGCCGATGCGGTGCACATAAGCCTCGGCCTCACGCGGCACGTCAAAGTTGACCACCAGACCGATGCGGTCAACATCAAGGCCACGGGCAGCAACGTCAGTGGCCACCAGCACGTCGAGCGTGCCCTCACGCAGCCGCTCCACGAGCCGTTCACGCTCGCGCTGCGGCACGTCGCCGGAGATTGCAGCGGCCTGGATGCTGCGCCCAGCCAGCTCTATCGCCACGTCCTCGGCGGTGGACTTGGTGCGCACAAAGACGATCGCGGCCTGGGCCTCCGTCACGGCCAGCACTCGGGCCACGGCCCCGATCTTGTGGCGGAAGGGCACCACGGCGTAGGTCTGGTGCACGGTGTCCACCGTTGAGGCTTGGCGGGAGACCTCTACGTGCACCGGTTCTGTCATGTGCTGGCGGGCCACCGCCTGGATAGCCGGGGGCATGGTGGCGGAGAAGAGAGCTGTACGGCGCTCACCAGGAATGTCGGAGGCGATGGTCTCCACGTCCTCCGCGAAACCCATGCGCAGCATCTCATCGGCCTCGTCCAGGACGAAGAATGAGACCTCCCTAAGGTCCAACGCGCCCTTCTCGATCAGGTCGATCACGCGGCCCGGCGTGCCCACAACCACCTGAGCGCCAGCCTTAAGCGCACCGATCTGTGGGCCGTAGGGGGCGCCACCGTAGACGGCCACCACGTCTAGGCCGCGAGAGCGGTGCGCCATGTCTGCAATGGCCTCTGCGCTTTGCAGCGCCAGCTCGCGGGTGGGGGCGAGCACGAGCGCCTGTACGGCGCCGTTGTGGGCATCCACGGCGTCCAGCAGTGGCAGACCAAAGGCGGCGGTCTTGCCAGTTCCTGTCTGCGCTACGCCGACGACGTCGCGGCCTGAGAGCAACACGGGGATGGCTTCGCGCTGAATGGGGGTGGGGGTCACGAAGCCCATGTCAGTGACGGCACGCAGCAGGTCGGCGGGCAGGCCCAGGTCGGAGAAGGTGACCTCCTCTGCGGGTTTGCTGGAGTTAGTCGGCTCCGGCTCCTCATCGTCTTCGCCGTCGTCCAGGAAGGTGGCATGGCCATCTACCTGGTCCTCGTCAGTGTCGTCGTCGGCCTCGTCCCCAGAAGCGTCCCCTGACTCGTCCTCGGGGTCAAGCTCGGGGGCATAGGTCTCGACGTCGTCGGCCTCGTCCTCATGGTCCAGGTCGGCGGGGTCCTCTGGGCTGTCAGCGGAGGCAGGGCTGTCGAAGTCCTCAGGAGAGGTAGAGGCGACCTCTGCGTTAAATAGGTCGTTCAGGCTCAGGGGAGCAGTTTCGGATGCGGCGCTGACGCGCCCCGCCTGCTCGGTGCCGTTGGCGGAGTTAGACATATTCAGGTTTTCCCGTTCTGGCCCCAGCAGTCTACTGGGACTCTTGCGGAGTGTGGGGGAGGACAGCTTGCCCTCCGCTCTTGCCGCACCGGACCCACCACACTCGCCCCAGCCCAGTTGTAGGCACAATCAAGGGGGCTATACGCACAGACTCACGGGTGACCGGCCACCGGAGGTGACCAGACCCCGAACGGGTTCCTAGGACGCGGTTCGCTCCTGCCCTGAGCCTACGGGAGCTACAAGCCGCGAAATTCAACGACGCAAGGGATCACAGGTGACATGGGTCTCTCAGCTCATGGAGTATGCGGGCGCGAGCCAGGCCTCATGCGGCTAGTGCCGATACTATGGGCGCTAAAGCAGCCCCTGCGGGCTGGGCGATCCAAACGAAAGGTGGAACCAATGGGTGTGCCCCCAACTTCCCAGGATCCGGCTGCGACCACGGGGGCAGGGGGGTCAGCGGTGCCCACACCGCTGACGGTGGAGCGCATCGCGGCCTTGTTCAAGGAACGTGACTACGTCTTCTTCATTGACTCTGACGGTGACCTGGGCGGAACCTGGGAGGATGCCACCTTCTACTTCTTGCTACACGGAGAGAACAAGGAGGTCCTGCACGTTCGAGCGCAGTACCCCGGTACGGTTGACGTTGCCTATCTGGAAAAGGTCCGTGAGGTCATGGAGGCCTCGCACCGCAGTCGGCCCTGGCCCAAAGCCTTCTACCGCATTGATGACGACGGCGACATCCGTGTGTACGCCGCCCACACGGTGGACTATGAGCACGGCGTGACTGACGCTCAGATCCTGCAGCACGTTGACTGCGCGATCGGTTCCATCTTGCACCTGTTTGCGTCCCTGAACGAGGCCCTGGGCCGTTGAAAGGAGCCTGACCATGTCCTGGTTCTCTCGTCGTCGTAAGTCAGAGGAGCCCCAGCCCAGCGCTTGCGGAAGCTTTTCTGCGGCATCTGTCACGAAGCCTGATGTTCCCGTCGCGTCCGCGCATGCGTCGGCAGTCGCACCTCCTGCCCCCACAGGTGTGTCAGTAACGCCACTGAGCAAAGAGCGCTTGGCTCGGCTTATTGAGTCACGTGGCTGGAAGTGCCAGGTCGATGACGACGGCGACCTGACCGGCCGTTGGGATGACGACCTCATCAGCTTCATGCTGCGCGGTGAGCACGATGAGATGCTCAACGTCATGGGGCTCATGCTTGAGGATGTGCCCGTTGCCAAGCTGGATGAGGCACGCTTCGCTATCGATGAGTGGCACCGCGAGCACGTGTGGCCAGTGTGCTTCTGGCGGGAGAACGACGACGCCGGTCTCACCTTCACCATTGGGGCTGCCGTTGCCGTGGACTGGGAGCCTGGCGCCACCGACGAGCAACTGCTCCAGCACCTGCAGTGTGGCTTGGCCACCTGTGGCCAAGCCTTCGCGGACTTCCGTGACCGGCTAGCCCTTGAGCCCTATGAGGAACCCGGCGCCTGACCTGGTTTCGCGCGCGCTTGCGGCGTCGGCTGGGTAGGTGAGTCGGCACTGGCTCGACATCAGTTTCGTCACAGGTATCGACTGGCGGGGTTTCACCGCTACTATGTTCAAAAGCAGGTAGGTCTGTGCTGTCATTGCCTACCAGCTCCTTGGACAATCCCTCTATCGAAATGGTCGGACCATGTCAGATGGGTTAAGCGCCGTGCCCCTGAAGCGCCGTGCCAGCAGGCGCGCGCGCGGTTGGCCCGGCAGCTTTGGGGCCGCCGTCCTGCTCGCTCTGGGAATGGCAGTTGGGGGATTTGGAGTCAGTGCGGTTGTCGCCCCCGGATTCGCATCTGTCTGTTCCAGCTCCTGGTCTGCCGAGCCCGTGGGGCAGCTGCGTAGCACTTCTGGCACCGAGGTCTTCTCCACCGCGGATCGACTCGCTTTCAACGTCTCTAGGCTGTGCCCTCAGCAGCGGTCGCTCGCCTTGGACTCTATGACGGCCATGGCGTCCCTGCCGAAGACGGGATACTTCTGCTTCACCTGGGCCAGTTCAGTTCAGAGCTACACCACCGGTCTGCTGCGGCTCGTAAACCTGGCGCAGCTCAACCAGATCATCGCTGCTGAGACGCCAGAGAGTGAGACTCCGACTGTCCCAGTGTCTGACCCACAGGTCGGCGTCGCGGTTCCCGAGAACAGCACGCCGCCTGCTCCGATTGCCCCCGACACCGAGCCAGCGCCGCAGGCACCAAAGCCTCATCCGGCACCGGACGCGGACCCTGCACCTGCCCCAACGTCAGCACCTGCTGAGCCTCCAAACGAAGCGCCGAGGCATAACCCGAACCCCTCTTCCAATCTGATCGTCCAGATCATTCCCGGAGATAAGGCAGGCAAGTCATCAGCTGGCGTCAACCCGGATGCGCCTGCTACCCCGGCACCGGCTGCGTCTGCTGCCAACCAGCCCGCTGCTGGTCAGTCACTGCAGTTCTCCTACGCTGATAGATCTGGGCTTCGCCCTGGGACGCAAGCGAGCGGAGCGGCCGCGTCTGACGCCCCCGCATCCTCGTCACCGAGTGCCGAGCCCGGTAGCAAGCCGACCACCCTGCCTACGGCGCCTGTCCCCTCCGGGGACCAGCTGACCAAGGACAATGCAGGTTCCGTCTCGGGTGGTCGTCAGGGCAATGAGGTGACCCTCTACCTGCCATCCGATGCTGTGAAGCCTAAGGAATGGGTCTCTGTGTTCACCTATCCGGGGGCGCAGGGAACTGATTGGCTGGAGGTTTCCAACGAACGCTCCGTCATCATCAACATCGCGAGCATGCAGACTGGCTCCTACAAGCTGGCCGTCGCCAACAGTGCGGGGACACTCATTGGTTGGGCACAGCTGGAGATCTCTGAGGAGAACCAGGCCCATGATGAGAACGCGATCGCTCCAGTCGTCGGCACGGCAGAGTCAGACAGCGGCATGGACGGCGGAGACTGGCTGCTGCTTGGCGCGGCCGGAGTGCTGGTGGCGGGAGCTGCGGGATTCATCTTCTTGACCCGCCCTAGGACCATCAGCGGCATCTGAGGATATCCTCAACGATGCAACGTCGTCACTGCGGTGGGTGTGCACACCCTGCTTCTGGGCGGTACTGTGTCCGCCGGAGTGACATGGTTCACCTTCTACTGATCCAGGTGATCGCCGCAGCTGGTCTTCTTAGTGCACAGCTGCCAGCATCGCTGGTCTGGGCTGAGGCGTCTGAGTCAACGGTGGGAACTGCATCCACCGTCAGCCCATCCACCGTGGCAGCGGGGGGCACTCTATGCTTTACCCTGAGTGGTTTTCCGGCGGGGGCTCAGGTGGAGATTCTGCTGGATGACGTTGAGACCCAGGTGCTGGCCAATGTGGCCGCTGGGGGAGACGGCACCGCCTCTGGCACCGTGGAGCTACCCAAGCTGATAGGGATGGGACCGCACTGGTTGCGATTCCGTAGCAAACCAGCAGCCACAGCACCAGCCCCCACGCTACCTTCGGGGGCCAACGAGAGTCTCACCGCCAATGGGGTCCAGGCAACCACAGCGCCCAGTCCTGCGGTGAGCAACAAAAGCCCTTTCTTCAACGTTGGGGAAGTCACTATCATCGGTGCGGCACCAGCACAACGTCCAACCGCAGTCACCAGCAGAACTGAGACGAGCGATGACGTGGCGCAGGTGGACGATCACACTGCCAGAGGAGGCTCCTCGCTACTGCCGGGCTCGGTTCTCGCGACTGCTGGTGTAGTAAGCGCCCTTGCCGTGGGCATTGTTGTCAACCGACGGCGTCGCCTGCCTCCAGGCACCGGCAGCCTCTAGCCAGGCTAGGGCCGACAGGACGCCATGCCTGGCGGGCTAAACTCGCCTGCGGCGCCCGCCCGTCTCGCGGTGCGCCCCGCTGGGCACCGGCTCAATGCCCCCAAGGGAAGGACACAGCACAATGCTGCGAACTCGTACCGCTGGCTCACTGCGAGCTGCGGACATCGGCCAGGAAGTCACCCTCACCGGTTGGGTGGACCGCCGTCGTGACCACGGAGGTGTCGCCTTCATCGACCTGCGTGACGCCTCCGGCATCGCCCAGGTGGTCATCCGCGAAGAGGTCGCCCACGACCTGCGCGCGGAGTACGTCCTGAAGGTCGTCGGCAAGGTTTCCGCGCGCCCAGAGGGCAACGCGAACCCGAACCTGCCCACCGGTGAGATTGAGGTCGTCGTCTCCGAGATCGAGATCCTGAACGCCGCCGCCGCGTTGCCCTTCCAGGTCTCCGATCATGCGGAGGACACTGGCCAGGTCGGTGAGGAAGCGCGCCTGAAGTACCGCTACCTGGACCTGCGCCGCTCCAAGATGCAGCATGCCATCCGCCTGCGTTCTAAGGTCTCCCGGGCCGCCCGCAAGGTGCTGGACGAGCACGACTTCGTCGAGATCGAGACCCCGACCCTAACCCGCTCCACCCCGGAGGGTGCCCGCGACTTCCTGGTACCTGCCCGCCTGGCACCCGGCTCCTGGTACGCCCTACCGCAGAGTCCCCAGCTGTTCAAGCAGCTGCTCATGGTGGCTGGCATGGAGCGCTACTACCAGATCGCCCGCTGCTACCGTGACGAGGACTTCCGTGCGGACCGTCAGCCTGAGTTCACCCAGCTCGACATTGAGATGAGCTTTGTGGAACAGGAAGATGTCATGAAGGTTGCGGAGGACATTCTCAAGGAGATCTGGGCACTGATCGACTACGAGCTACCCACCCCCATCCCGCACATCACCTTCAATGATGCCATGGAGAAGTACGGTTCAGATAAGCCCGACCTGCGCTTTGGCTTGGAGCTGGTGGAGCTCACCGACTTCTTCAAGGACACTACTTTCCGCGTCTTCCAAAGCCCTTACGTGGGTGCCGTCGTCATGCCCGGTGGGGCCTCCC belongs to Actinomyces trachealis and includes:
- a CDS encoding YbjN domain-containing protein is translated as MPTPLTVERIAALFKERDYVFFIDSDGDLGGTWEDATFYFLLHGENKEVLHVRAQYPGTVDVAYLEKVREVMEASHRSRPWPKAFYRIDDDGDIRVYAAHTVDYEHGVTDAQILQHVDCAIGSILHLFASLNEALGR
- the aspS gene encoding aspartate--tRNA ligase, translating into MLRTRTAGSLRAADIGQEVTLTGWVDRRRDHGGVAFIDLRDASGIAQVVIREEVAHDLRAEYVLKVVGKVSARPEGNANPNLPTGEIEVVVSEIEILNAAAALPFQVSDHAEDTGQVGEEARLKYRYLDLRRSKMQHAIRLRSKVSRAARKVLDEHDFVEIETPTLTRSTPEGARDFLVPARLAPGSWYALPQSPQLFKQLLMVAGMERYYQIARCYRDEDFRADRQPEFTQLDIEMSFVEQEDVMKVAEDILKEIWALIDYELPTPIPHITFNDAMEKYGSDKPDLRFGLELVELTDFFKDTTFRVFQSPYVGAVVMPGGASQSRRTFDAWQEWAKQRGAKGLAYVTVSETGELGGPVAKNITDAERAGLAQAVGAGFGDCVFFAAGGADASRALLGAARLEIGKRCGLIDEDAWSFVWVVDAPLFKPSAEAKADGDVALGKSAWTAVHHAFTSPKPECLDDFDTDPGKALAYAYDIVCNGNEIGGGSIRIHRRDVQERVFKVMGIGEAEAQEKFGFLLDAFKFGAPPHGGIAFGWDRIVSLLTHAESIRDVIAFPKSGGGYDPLTDAPAPITPEQRKEAGVDTKPEDSKAPTPTKS
- a CDS encoding YbjN domain-containing protein; protein product: MARLIESRGWKCQVDDDGDLTGRWDDDLISFMLRGEHDEMLNVMGLMLEDVPVAKLDEARFAIDEWHREHVWPVCFWRENDDAGLTFTIGAAVAVDWEPGATDEQLLQHLQCGLATCGQAFADFRDRLALEPYEEPGA
- a CDS encoding DEAD/DEAH box helicase codes for the protein MSNSANGTEQAGRVSAASETAPLSLNDLFNAEVASTSPEDFDSPASADSPEDPADLDHEDEADDVETYAPELDPEDESGDASGDEADDDTDEDQVDGHATFLDDGEDDEEPEPTNSSKPAEEVTFSDLGLPADLLRAVTDMGFVTPTPIQREAIPVLLSGRDVVGVAQTGTGKTAAFGLPLLDAVDAHNGAVQALVLAPTRELALQSAEAIADMAHRSRGLDVVAVYGGAPYGPQIGALKAGAQVVVGTPGRVIDLIEKGALDLREVSFFVLDEADEMLRMGFAEDVETIASDIPGERRTALFSATMPPAIQAVARQHMTEPVHVEVSRQASTVDTVHQTYAVVPFRHKIGAVARVLAVTEAQAAIVFVRTKSTAEDVAIELAGRSIQAAAISGDVPQRERERLVERLREGTLDVLVATDVAARGLDVDRIGLVVNFDVPREAEAYVHRIGRTGRAGRHGEAVTFLTPKEKGKLRQIERLTGTRLEEITLPSPADVSAHRARKLLERVTARLERGRLEMYSELVSGKAEELEVEVREIAATLLALAVGDEGPRTREERKGAPRQRVRREENVDAEGTFVSASFEGGRERRERPEGKPGAARGGRRHEDGSGTTYRLEVGHRDRVLPGAIVGALANEAGISGSDIGRIDILQSFSLVEVHTPLSEQQLETLKHATFGGRELRIRVDQGPGHGGDNDGNAPSDFAGERSGRPRGKGGFGSNRGERRWEDRGERGGFSHDRGGFRGNRDGGRGFGGSRGERGGERRWEDRDQRGERGERGGFRGNRYSGRGGKGVGRSAGPRQGRSDRW